The following coding sequences are from one Sardina pilchardus chromosome 16, fSarPil1.1, whole genome shotgun sequence window:
- the LOC134059798 gene encoding ribonuclease inhibitor-like, which yields MRELQLSENEAGDSGVKHLSSLLEDPNCKLEKLHLSWCSIGEEGFRALASALRSNPSHMRELQLGGNEAGDSGVKHLSSLLEDPNCKLEKLHLQYCSITDDGFRALASALRSNPSALRELHLYGNHPGPSAQQLLSELKKHPNCKHLQIAGL from the exons atgagagagctgcagctgagtgagaatgaagcaggagactcaggagtgaagcatctttcttctcttctggaggatcccaactgtaaactggagaaactaca cctgtcatggtgcagtattggagaggaaggcttccgagctcttgcatcagcactgagatcaaacccctcacacatgagagagctgcagctgggtgggaatgaagcaggagactcaggagtgaagcatctttcttctcttctggaggatcccaactgtaaactggagaaactaca CCTGCAGTACTGCAGTATAACAGATGATGGTTTCAGAGCtttagcatcagcactgagatcaaacccatcaGCCCTCAGAGAGCTCCATCTGTATGGGAATCATCCTGGACCCTCAGCACAGCAGCTGCTCTCTGAACTGAAGAAACATCCAAACTGTAAACATCTACAAATAGCTGGACTCTAA